One window from the genome of Cryptomeria japonica chromosome 6, Sugi_1.0, whole genome shotgun sequence encodes:
- the LOC131077567 gene encoding protein NUCLEAR FUSION DEFECTIVE 6, mitochondrial isoform X2 → MANLSRSAMGCLRSIGGNLKTQAQVRTSAKSSAPLRSSPSLFSFSIRTDNPRRLFSITRLPVELGCCIESLIPLHSAVASARLTSRLSINSRSLSQDGDDGP, encoded by the exons ATGGCTAATCTGTCAAGGTCTGCAATGGGTTGTTTGAGAAGTATTGGTGGCAACCTCAAAACACAAGCTCAAGTAAGAACATCAGCAAAATCATCAGCTCCCTTAAGAAGCAGCCCATCcctattttcattttctattcgTACCGACAACCCTCGTCGATTATTCTCTATCACCAG GTTACCTGTAGAATTGGGGTGCTGCATAGAGTCTTTAATTCCATTACATAGTGCAGTTGCAAGTGCTCGACTGACATCTCGGCTTTCTATCAATTCTCGATCGCTGTCTCAGG
- the LOC131077567 gene encoding protein NUCLEAR FUSION DEFECTIVE 6, mitochondrial isoform X1 has protein sequence MANLSRSAMGCLRSIGGNLKTQAQVRTSAKSSAPLRSSPSLFSFSIRTDNPRRLFSITRLPVELGCCIESLIPLHSAVASARLTSRLSINSRSLSQELGLSVPR, from the exons ATGGCTAATCTGTCAAGGTCTGCAATGGGTTGTTTGAGAAGTATTGGTGGCAACCTCAAAACACAAGCTCAAGTAAGAACATCAGCAAAATCATCAGCTCCCTTAAGAAGCAGCCCATCcctattttcattttctattcgTACCGACAACCCTCGTCGATTATTCTCTATCACCAG GTTACCTGTAGAATTGGGGTGCTGCATAGAGTCTTTAATTCCATTACATAGTGCAGTTGCAAGTGCTCGACTGACATCTCGGCTTTCTATCAATTCTCGATCGCTGTCTCAGG